The Mucilaginibacter terrenus genome has a segment encoding these proteins:
- a CDS encoding ring-cleaving dioxygenase: MENTINGIHHITAIAGNAKRNYNFYTNVLGLRMVKKTVNFDDPNTYHFYYGDEQGTPGSILTFFPWEGIQTGRRGARQVTEIGYSVPEGSFDFWLKRFEKHNVIFNKPAEKFGEQYLTFLDPDGLKFELVASKNADNRLPWETEEVKAENATKGFHSITITTNKMKPTADILTNVFGYKLLEEHVNRYRFVTDAVDNANIVDLVEVAGEVAGHVAGGSVHHVAFRVKNEEVLMQYRDKIAALGLHITEKIDRNYFYSLYFREPGGVLFEIATDNPGFAVDESVEELGTNLKLPAQYENRRADIEKVLPKLV; encoded by the coding sequence ATGGAAAATACAATAAACGGCATACACCACATCACTGCAATAGCAGGCAATGCCAAACGCAATTATAACTTTTATACCAATGTATTGGGATTAAGAATGGTTAAGAAGACCGTTAACTTTGATGACCCTAACACTTACCACTTTTACTATGGTGACGAGCAGGGTACTCCAGGCAGCATTTTAACCTTTTTCCCTTGGGAAGGTATACAAACCGGAAGAAGAGGAGCCAGGCAGGTAACAGAAATAGGTTACTCTGTACCCGAAGGCAGCTTTGATTTCTGGTTGAAACGTTTCGAAAAACATAATGTCATCTTCAACAAACCAGCCGAGAAATTTGGCGAGCAGTATTTGACTTTCTTAGATCCGGATGGATTGAAGTTTGAGCTGGTGGCATCCAAAAACGCCGACAATCGCTTACCATGGGAAACCGAAGAGGTAAAAGCTGAAAATGCAACTAAAGGCTTCCACAGTATAACCATTACTACCAACAAAATGAAACCTACAGCGGATATACTTACCAATGTATTTGGTTACAAATTGCTGGAAGAGCATGTTAACCGTTACAGGTTTGTAACTGATGCAGTTGATAACGCTAATATAGTTGACCTGGTAGAGGTTGCCGGCGAGGTAGCGGGGCACGTTGCCGGCGGCAGTGTTCACCATGTGGCATTCAGGGTTAAGAACGAGGAAGTATTAATGCAATACCGCGACAAAATTGCCGCGTTGGGCCTGCACATTACCGAGAAGATAGACCGCAACTATTTCTACTCATTATACTTCCGCGAACCGGGTGGAGTTTTGTTTGAGATAGCAACTGATAACCCGGGCTTTGCAGTTGACGAATCGGTGGAAGAATTAGGCACAAACCTTAAGTTACCTGCACAATACGAAAACCGTCGTGCCGATATTGAAAAGGTGTTACCAAAATTAGTTTAA
- a CDS encoding alpha/beta hydrolase, with amino-acid sequence MYTHDKEILMAGVKPADAKGALIMLHGRGSSAGNIVGLANNLNVDDMAIYAPQATNNSWYPYSFMAPDEDNQPALNSALEMVNKAVNTALADGIPQHKIYLLGFSQGACLTLEYLARHAQPFGGAVAFTGGLAGEKLNMDNYKGDFIGMPVLITTSNPDPHVPLTRVQDSVKVLKGLDAAVTLEVYNNKSHSISYEEIELANKIIFA; translated from the coding sequence ATGTACACACACGATAAAGAGATTTTGATGGCCGGTGTTAAGCCGGCAGATGCTAAGGGTGCTTTGATCATGTTACACGGCAGGGGGAGCTCTGCCGGTAACATTGTCGGGCTTGCTAATAACCTGAATGTTGACGACATGGCCATTTATGCTCCACAGGCCACCAATAACAGCTGGTATCCGTACAGCTTTATGGCGCCGGACGAAGACAACCAGCCGGCACTTAATTCGGCATTAGAGATGGTGAACAAGGCTGTAAATACGGCTTTAGCAGATGGTATTCCTCAGCATAAAATTTACTTATTGGGTTTCTCACAGGGAGCCTGTTTAACGCTGGAGTACCTGGCACGCCACGCGCAGCCTTTTGGCGGTGCAGTAGCCTTTACCGGCGGCCTTGCAGGCGAAAAATTGAATATGGATAACTACAAAGGTGACTTTATAGGTATGCCGGTTTTAATAACTACCAGCAACCCCGACCCGCATGTGCCGCTTACACGTGTACAGGACAGTGTAAAAGTGCTAAAAGGGCTGGATGCGGCCGTTACGTTAGAGGTTTACAACAATAAATCGCATAGCATTAGCTATGAAGAGATTGAGCTTGCAAACAAAATCATTTTCGCATGA
- a CDS encoding BamA/TamA family outer membrane protein, which yields MIKHLLILSALGLTVSSAVAQKTADKPLPDPQIKDSITVKVHPSYNNVTGIHRWLFGENYRTDWAAPVKLPVIRISQIYGGLKPTKEGGGMQSKSLRLVDKNGREYALRSVEKTPDKLLPKELQGTFAVDWLDDALSGQHPYSALIVPPLAKAANVPHTHPIIGMVANDPALGEFSKKFANTVCLLEEREPLGESDNTEKALNKLVEDNDNHFDGPEFLRARLLDLLLGDWDRHEDQWRWTDTKKGDGKMYEAIPRDRDQVFHVVQGLFPSIASLPYVNPAIDDFSGGLPHVKYSLFKTRFIKSYTDAQMSYDEWMRITNEFVAAETDAVLEEGLRLLPKESYKLRHDELLTKLKNRRNAIPKAMDEYYRFIYRLVDIQASDKNELVTITDGPDKGMLVTIKKIKKDGSTGDVLLEMNYKPEFTEEIRLYVSGGDDHVVVNTSSTPVKLRLIGGHGTKTYEGIKASSSVKLYDKPDSLSFTGDAGVFSKHLSRDTNNIRFVPTFPYNVWMPLATAALNRDDGFLFGAGVQFLKKDGFRKLPYTSLQQLMITHSFSTDAFRIRYSGEWIDALGSADITMKAYIQAPDNTLNFFGFGNGTPLVKVGDYRTFYRTRFDTYQFDPAVRWRVNDSTSTISIGPSFQYYHMDPMDNVGRLIQQPLLVNSYDSLTVANDKMHLGLAFNYTDNHRKGGIFVSGGYYFTVSVTGYKGLNGYSKSYAQIRPEFTFYTKLTSNGRLILANRTGGGITIGQPAFYQGMYLGGQGNLLGYLQNRFAGKHMVYNNLQARLKLANIKGYILPGQLGLTGFYDAGRVWSGNDTNDSDKIHTGVGGGAYFSPAALVVVQALVGHSNEGWYPYISFNFRL from the coding sequence ATGATTAAACACCTACTTATCTTATCGGCCCTCGGGTTGACGGTTTCGAGCGCCGTTGCGCAGAAAACTGCCGACAAGCCGTTGCCAGATCCGCAAATTAAAGACAGCATTACTGTTAAAGTACATCCATCATATAACAATGTAACCGGTATTCACCGCTGGCTCTTTGGCGAAAATTACCGTACAGACTGGGCTGCGCCTGTAAAGCTGCCTGTCATAAGGATATCGCAAATTTACGGCGGTCTTAAACCCACCAAAGAAGGTGGCGGCATGCAGTCTAAGTCGCTCAGGCTGGTTGATAAAAACGGGCGCGAGTATGCGTTGCGCAGCGTAGAAAAAACTCCTGATAAGTTACTACCCAAAGAATTACAGGGTACATTTGCTGTGGACTGGCTGGATGACGCGCTTAGCGGACAGCACCCTTACTCGGCACTTATTGTACCGCCGCTGGCGAAAGCCGCTAATGTTCCGCATACTCATCCAATAATAGGTATGGTGGCGAACGACCCGGCGCTTGGTGAGTTCAGCAAAAAGTTTGCAAATACGGTTTGTTTGCTGGAAGAAAGGGAGCCGCTTGGCGAATCTGACAATACGGAAAAGGCGTTAAATAAGCTGGTTGAAGACAATGATAACCACTTTGACGGACCGGAGTTTCTCCGCGCGCGTTTACTTGACCTTTTACTTGGCGACTGGGACCGGCATGAAGATCAATGGCGCTGGACAGATACAAAAAAAGGTGATGGTAAAATGTATGAAGCCATACCCCGCGACCGGGATCAGGTGTTTCACGTAGTACAAGGCTTATTCCCGAGCATCGCTTCACTGCCGTATGTAAATCCGGCTATAGATGATTTTAGCGGCGGCCTGCCTCATGTGAAATATTCGTTATTTAAAACCAGGTTCATTAAATCTTATACAGATGCACAGATGAGCTACGATGAGTGGATGCGCATCACCAATGAGTTTGTTGCGGCTGAAACTGACGCGGTTTTAGAAGAAGGGCTGCGCCTGCTCCCTAAAGAAAGCTACAAGCTTAGGCATGATGAATTGCTTACCAAGCTTAAGAACCGCCGTAATGCTATCCCCAAAGCAATGGATGAGTACTACCGCTTTATTTACAGGCTGGTAGACATACAGGCAAGCGACAAGAACGAACTGGTGACCATTACCGATGGGCCGGACAAAGGTATGCTGGTTACCATCAAGAAAATAAAAAAGGACGGCAGCACCGGCGACGTACTGTTGGAAATGAACTATAAGCCGGAGTTTACTGAAGAAATAAGGCTTTATGTATCTGGCGGAGACGACCATGTAGTAGTTAATACATCATCAACCCCGGTTAAACTGAGGCTTATAGGCGGGCACGGTACCAAAACATACGAAGGGATAAAGGCCTCAAGCTCGGTAAAACTTTACGATAAGCCCGATAGCCTTAGTTTCACAGGCGATGCAGGTGTATTCAGCAAGCATTTGTCGCGAGATACCAACAACATACGTTTTGTGCCAACATTCCCTTACAATGTGTGGATGCCGCTTGCCACGGCGGCACTTAACCGTGATGATGGTTTCTTATTTGGTGCAGGTGTACAGTTCCTTAAGAAAGATGGTTTCCGTAAGTTGCCTTATACCAGTTTACAGCAGTTGATGATCACGCACTCTTTCTCTACCGATGCATTCCGCATCAGGTACAGCGGCGAGTGGATAGATGCGCTGGGTAGTGCCGATATTACCATGAAGGCCTATATACAAGCGCCGGATAACACCCTCAACTTTTTTGGTTTTGGCAATGGTACCCCCCTGGTGAAAGTGGGCGATTACCGCACCTTTTATCGCACCAGGTTTGATACTTACCAGTTTGACCCGGCAGTGCGCTGGCGTGTAAACGATAGTACCTCTACCATAAGTATTGGTCCGTCGTTCCAGTATTATCATATGGATCCTATGGACAACGTTGGCCGTTTGATTCAGCAGCCGCTGCTGGTGAACTCTTATGACAGCCTTACCGTTGCTAATGATAAAATGCACCTCGGTCTGGCCTTCAACTACACCGATAATCACCGCAAGGGAGGCATATTTGTAAGCGGTGGTTACTACTTTACCGTAAGTGTAACCGGGTACAAAGGCTTAAACGGTTACTCAAAATCATACGCGCAAATACGCCCAGAGTTTACCTTTTATACCAAGCTTACCTCAAACGGCAGGTTAATCCTGGCTAACCGTACAGGTGGCGGTATTACCATTGGGCAGCCGGCATTTTACCAGGGTATGTACCTTGGCGGTCAGGGTAATTTACTGGGCTACCTGCAAAATAGGTTTGCAGGCAAGCATATGGTGTACAACAACCTGCAGGCAAGGCTTAAACTGGCCAATATAAAAGGCTATATTTTGCCGGGACAGCTGGGGCTTACCGGTTTTTACGACGCCGGTAGGGTATGGTCTGGTAACGACACAAACGATTCCGACAAGATACACACCGGTGTAGGTGGCGGCGCGTACTTCTCCCCGGCCGCACTTGTTGTAGTGCAGGCGCTGGTGGGCCACTCCAACGAAGGATGGTATCCTTATATCTCTTTTAACTTCAGGCTCTGA
- a CDS encoding DUF6702 family protein encodes MTAILFKPLLYCYILLNSLSADKPAAVAFHPLHVSTSDISYNTKDGQMEVICTIFTDDFETVLEKQFKTKVDLSKPEMHTAMDALVKGYIASHLQVKAGNANVGLNYIGFEINREAVNVYLESPKISTPKKIEADVTILQSLYNDQLNIVHMTVAGTRKSARLDNPARKIAQEF; translated from the coding sequence ATGACCGCTATTCTGTTTAAACCGCTACTATATTGTTACATTTTATTGAATTCGCTGTCGGCAGATAAACCTGCTGCAGTTGCATTTCACCCGCTGCACGTAAGCACAAGCGACATCAGCTATAATACTAAAGACGGGCAAATGGAGGTGATCTGCACCATTTTTACTGACGATTTTGAAACCGTGCTGGAGAAGCAATTTAAAACGAAGGTTGACCTGAGCAAACCGGAGATGCATACTGCTATGGATGCTTTGGTGAAGGGATATATAGCATCTCACCTGCAGGTTAAAGCAGGCAATGCAAATGTGGGATTAAATTATATTGGTTTTGAGATAAACCGGGAAGCTGTTAACGTGTACCTGGAATCACCTAAGATTTCTACTCCTAAGAAAATTGAGGCGGATGTTACCATCCTGCAAAGCCTCTATAACGATCAGCTGAATATCGTGCACATGACAGTAGCCGGTACACGCAAAAGCGCCAGGTTAGATAACCCGGCGCGAAAGATTGCTCAAGAGTTTTAA
- a CDS encoding M1 family metallopeptidase: MKRIFTALLFTAATSGAVWAQDIQNNPGSNHGNKFEQLGTILPTSNEQRTASGAPGVKYWQQRADYNIKAELDEKNLQLKGSETITYFNNSPDHLDYIWLQLDENEHSTLNNSNYQSSSGMPRTSTIQNIDRVEGRNGTADNGLGDMITKLTDATGKKLSYTINKTMMRIDLPTPLKPGAQFIFNIDWTYKITDRMTVGGRGGYEYFPEDGNYLFTMTQWYPRLCVYSDFQGWQNHQFTGRGEFALTFGNFRVQLTVPADHVIGATGECVNYSAVLSADKLARYNKAKTSTVPVEIVTLADAKKAEKAPSTAKKTWVFQANNVRDFAWGSSRKFVWDGMNQNVAGKNVMCMSYYGKEAYNLYSKYSTRLVAHTIKSYSKFSINYPYPVAQSVEASNGMEYPMICFNYGRTEKDGTYSEATKNGMIGVIIHEVGHNFFPMIINSDERQWTWMDEGLNSFVEYLTEELWDNKFPSKKGAAYTIVDYMKLNKNELEPVMTNSENIVRFGPNAYSKPATALNILRESIMGRKLFDHAFREYAKRWEFKHPTPADLFRTMEDASGEDLDWFWRGWFYGTDPVDISLDSVKVARGDLKDEYKAQGGGNRMAPRVAAPAVNSFEDISKVRNREDKTIKFQTDIDTATHDFYWKYDRGMASVDTAKFNSLVKAQTPSTFATEPMTAEDKAKYGSKWFYELTFTNKGGLVMPIIVEFTFKDGTKMIDRMPAQVWRLNEKTVTKFYIQDKEVTSIKLDPMRETADIDESNNYWGKLPEPTKFQLFKQKMANGAPVRGQSTGVSPMQAGK, encoded by the coding sequence ATGAAGCGAATATTTACCGCACTATTATTTACCGCAGCTACTTCCGGAGCGGTCTGGGCGCAAGACATCCAGAACAACCCCGGCAGCAACCACGGTAACAAATTTGAGCAGTTGGGCACTATCTTGCCAACCTCAAATGAGCAGCGTACTGCCAGCGGCGCCCCCGGGGTTAAGTACTGGCAGCAGCGCGCCGACTACAACATTAAGGCCGAGCTTGACGAAAAGAACCTGCAGTTAAAAGGTAGCGAAACTATTACCTACTTTAACAACTCGCCGGATCATTTGGATTATATCTGGCTTCAGTTGGACGAGAACGAGCACAGCACTTTAAACAATTCTAATTACCAGAGCAGCTCTGGCATGCCAAGGACTTCTACCATCCAGAACATTGACCGGGTAGAGGGCCGTAACGGTACTGCTGATAATGGATTGGGTGACATGATTACCAAATTAACCGACGCTACAGGCAAAAAGTTAAGCTACACCATCAACAAAACAATGATGCGTATAGACCTGCCTACGCCATTGAAGCCGGGCGCGCAGTTTATCTTTAATATCGACTGGACTTATAAAATAACCGACCGTATGACGGTTGGCGGTCGTGGTGGTTACGAATACTTTCCTGAGGACGGCAACTACCTGTTCACCATGACACAGTGGTACCCGCGCCTTTGCGTATACAGCGATTTCCAGGGCTGGCAAAACCACCAGTTCACTGGCCGTGGCGAGTTTGCACTTACCTTTGGTAACTTCCGTGTGCAACTTACCGTACCTGCCGATCACGTAATTGGTGCTACCGGCGAGTGCGTTAACTACAGCGCGGTACTAAGCGCGGATAAACTGGCCCGTTACAACAAAGCAAAAACATCAACCGTCCCTGTAGAGATTGTTACACTTGCCGACGCAAAGAAGGCAGAGAAAGCGCCATCTACAGCTAAGAAAACCTGGGTATTCCAGGCGAACAACGTGCGCGACTTTGCATGGGGATCATCACGTAAGTTCGTTTGGGACGGCATGAACCAGAATGTAGCCGGAAAGAACGTAATGTGCATGAGCTACTACGGAAAAGAAGCTTACAACCTGTACAGCAAATATTCTACAAGGCTGGTTGCGCATACTATTAAAAGCTACTCTAAATTCAGCATCAACTACCCTTACCCGGTAGCACAGTCTGTTGAGGCATCAAACGGTATGGAGTACCCGATGATCTGCTTCAACTATGGTCGCACAGAAAAAGACGGAACTTATAGCGAAGCCACTAAGAACGGTATGATAGGTGTTATCATCCACGAGGTTGGTCACAACTTCTTCCCGATGATCATCAACAGCGACGAGCGCCAATGGACATGGATGGACGAGGGCTTGAACTCTTTTGTTGAATACCTTACAGAAGAGCTTTGGGACAACAAGTTCCCAAGCAAAAAGGGTGCTGCGTACACCATTGTTGATTACATGAAGCTGAACAAGAACGAATTGGAGCCGGTGATGACCAACTCTGAGAACATTGTTCGTTTTGGTCCGAATGCATACAGCAAGCCTGCCACCGCGCTAAATATCTTGCGCGAAAGTATAATGGGCCGTAAGTTATTTGATCATGCTTTCAGGGAATATGCTAAACGCTGGGAGTTTAAACACCCTACACCTGCAGATTTGTTCCGCACAATGGAAGATGCCAGCGGCGAGGATCTGGATTGGTTCTGGAGAGGCTGGTTCTACGGAACTGATCCTGTAGACATTTCTCTTGACTCAGTTAAGGTTGCCAGAGGTGATCTGAAGGATGAATACAAAGCACAAGGTGGTGGCAACCGCATGGCCCCTAGAGTTGCAGCTCCTGCTGTGAATTCATTCGAGGACATTTCCAAGGTGCGTAACCGCGAGGACAAAACCATTAAATTCCAAACTGATATTGATACCGCGACTCATGATTTCTATTGGAAATACGACAGGGGAATGGCATCAGTAGACACAGCTAAGTTTAACTCACTTGTAAAAGCGCAAACTCCTTCAACGTTTGCTACCGAGCCGATGACTGCGGAAGACAAAGCTAAATATGGCAGCAAGTGGTTTTACGAATTAACTTTCACCAATAAAGGTGGTTTGGTAATGCCGATCATAGTTGAGTTCACCTTTAAGGATGGTACCAAAATGATAGACCGTATGCCTGCACAGGTTTGGCGTTTAAACGAGAAGACCGTTACCAAGTTCTATATACAGGACAAAGAAGTAACCTCAATTAAGCTGGACCCAATGCGTGAGACAGCAGACATTGACGAAAGTAACAACTATTGGGGTAAATTGCCGGAGCCAACAAAGTTCCAGCTGTTTAAGCAAAAAATGGCAAATGGCGCACCGGTTAGAGGTCAATCTACAGGTGTAAGCCCGATGCAGGCAGGAAAATAA
- a CDS encoding HupE/UreJ family protein, producing the protein MSDLVFYFSLGWQHIISLDALDHQLFILALAAVFTFKDIKQVLILVTAFTIGHSLTLALSVLDVIRFSSKWVEFLIPCTIFITALNNIFQLDKQGRSARINYYLALGFGLIHGMGFANSIRIMLAQDQSVGMGLFGFNIGLEAGQIVVVAVILLLSQLFINMLKVPRRDWIFFLSSGVFALAVKMAVERLPIN; encoded by the coding sequence ATGTCTGATCTGGTTTTTTATTTCTCGTTAGGGTGGCAGCATATAATCAGTCTGGACGCGCTCGATCACCAGTTGTTCATCCTTGCCCTTGCGGCTGTATTTACCTTTAAAGATATTAAGCAGGTACTGATACTCGTAACTGCTTTCACTATCGGGCACAGCCTTACGCTGGCGCTAAGCGTTTTAGATGTTATCCGTTTCAGCAGCAAGTGGGTAGAGTTTTTGATACCGTGCACCATCTTTATTACCGCGCTGAACAACATCTTTCAATTAGACAAACAGGGCAGGAGCGCCCGTATAAACTACTACCTGGCGCTGGGCTTTGGGCTTATACACGGGATGGGTTTTGCCAATTCCATCCGCATCATGCTGGCACAGGATCAATCTGTAGGGATGGGGCTATTTGGCTTTAACATAGGGCTGGAGGCAGGCCAGATTGTAGTAGTAGCTGTAATACTTTTACTGTCACAGCTATTCATCAATATGCTTAAAGTGCCGAGGCGCGACTGGATATTTTTTTTATCTTCGGGAGTATTTGCACTCGCCGTTAAAATGGCTGTAGAACGGCTTCCAATAAACTGA
- a CDS encoding cupin domain-containing protein has product MEEFKVTRVYADENGDSRFGVISYPLTDAGPIGFLSQGLSVSKLVFREVPAGYNDLHNAPAKQYVVLLDGGVEIETSLGEKRTFRPGEILLMEDTTGKGHRSSNIEPKPRRSLFILL; this is encoded by the coding sequence ATGGAAGAATTTAAAGTTACCCGCGTTTATGCAGACGAAAATGGCGATAGCCGTTTTGGTGTGATTAGCTACCCTTTGACAGACGCCGGGCCAATCGGGTTTCTTTCACAAGGATTGAGCGTTAGCAAACTTGTTTTCAGAGAGGTGCCTGCAGGTTATAACGATCTACATAATGCCCCCGCAAAACAATACGTGGTACTGCTGGATGGCGGTGTAGAGATTGAAACGTCCCTAGGTGAGAAAAGAACATTCCGGCCCGGAGAGATATTGCTGATGGAAGACACAACCGGCAAGGGGCACCGTAGCAGCAACATTGAGCCGAAGCCTCGCCGCTCCTTATTTATATTGCTTTAG
- a CDS encoding GNAT family N-acetyltransferase: MNYDDIKLINNTALHNFELFVNEHRSFIDYKQKGDKMYLVHTEVPKELQGQGVAEALVAKAFEYIEQHHLTLVPLCSYVQAFLQKHPEWDRILAA; this comes from the coding sequence ATGAACTACGACGACATCAAACTCATTAATAATACCGCTTTACACAACTTTGAACTTTTTGTAAATGAGCACCGTTCGTTTATAGATTATAAACAGAAAGGCGATAAAATGTACCTGGTACATACCGAAGTCCCGAAGGAACTGCAGGGGCAAGGTGTAGCGGAAGCTTTGGTAGCTAAAGCGTTCGAGTATATAGAACAGCATCATCTTACGTTGGTGCCGCTTTGCAGCTACGTACAGGCGTTCTTACAAAAGCACCCAGAGTGGGACAGGATACTTGCAGCCTAA
- a CDS encoding SdiA-regulated domain-containing protein, whose product MKKSALFLPVLVVAIAIGSCSQGDGKGTDKKKKDKEETEGPVSPPEYDLASGVDYNMPNELLEISGIAFNNGDKNRIYAEQDEDGNIYYMKPGDKDAKSVKFGKHGDYEDVAIGNGQAVILRSDGEIRTFPLQQVEAGTITGQQVFKGLLPEGEYEGMHFDNITKKLYIICKQCQDERSSKEDGGFVFDLGTDGKVTKAGEFNINVKEISKEEGKKIKFRPSALARNPLTKEWYIVSSVNKLLVVTNAGWKINASYKLNKGFLQPEGIAFDSEGNLYISNEGDEISSGNILFFKYLK is encoded by the coding sequence ATGAAGAAGTCAGCATTATTTTTACCCGTATTGGTAGTTGCCATTGCAATTGGCTCATGCAGCCAGGGCGACGGTAAGGGAACAGATAAAAAGAAAAAAGACAAAGAAGAAACCGAAGGCCCGGTTTCGCCGCCGGAATACGATCTAGCGAGCGGAGTGGATTATAATATGCCCAACGAGTTGCTCGAGATCTCTGGTATAGCCTTTAACAACGGCGACAAGAACCGTATTTACGCCGAGCAGGATGAGGATGGCAACATCTATTACATGAAGCCCGGTGATAAAGACGCAAAAAGTGTTAAATTTGGTAAACACGGCGACTATGAAGATGTAGCGATAGGCAATGGCCAGGCTGTGATACTCAGAAGCGACGGCGAGATCCGTACATTCCCGTTACAGCAGGTAGAAGCTGGCACAATTACCGGCCAGCAGGTTTTTAAAGGCCTGCTGCCTGAAGGGGAGTACGAAGGCATGCACTTTGATAACATCACCAAAAAGCTGTACATCATTTGCAAACAGTGCCAGGACGAAAGGTCGTCAAAAGAAGATGGAGGCTTTGTCTTCGATCTCGGTACTGATGGTAAGGTCACCAAAGCCGGTGAGTTTAACATTAATGTAAAGGAAATAAGCAAAGAAGAAGGCAAAAAGATCAAATTCCGCCCGTCGGCGCTTGCAAGAAACCCGCTCACAAAAGAGTGGTACATTGTATCATCCGTAAACAAGCTGTTGGTTGTTACGAATGCCGGCTGGAAAATAAACGCCTCTTACAAGTTGAACAAGGGATTTCTGCAGCCGGAAGGCATAGCTTTCGATAGCGAAGGCAATTTATATATATCAAACGAAGGAGACGAAATAAGCAGCGGGAACATACTGTTCTTTAAATACCTCAAATAA